GAAAATTACAAAGGACAATGAGGAGAGTAGAGATGAGAAAATGATCAGAAAGAGTTGGCCATTGATCAGTCTCAGCCCACACAACCAGGCTTCATTAGTTTAAGCATGGTAATGCATTCTTAAGGAAGCTGTAGACTATAGTTTGATTTATACTGTCTGCTGATTTCAGTACCAATGCATTAAAGCTTATTTATCTACAGGGAGGAACTAGATAAAGGGAAATTTACTGGTTGTAAATTATTACTTTCTATATTCATAACCATACAAAACATTTATAATTTAGAAGTTATCATTAAATGATTTGTACCATATTGacatgagtttctccagtgcgctttttatttgagatttccagcaactgcagtattttgcttttattttcacttGTTGCTGCAAAAGAGATTCCTCACGGTATGTGATTTTTATCCCCCCTCATCCATTGAACAGGATGGCAAGCACCATATGTCTAGGTGTATTGCTACTTAACCATGAAGCTCAATAACAAAACATTGCAGTTAAGCTCTATCAACTAAGCTCTGTTCTGTGACTTTGATTATTAATATTTCTTAATTTAGTGAATTGATTCTTGAAGTAATGCAATTAATTTTGGCCCCTGCTTATAGGGATCTGTTTCAGAAGAGTGCAGAATTTAGAGGTGAGGCGATGGGACTTAAACTGTTTATGTTTGAGCTGTTGGATGGGCATGCATTCTTGAAGCTGAGAAATTAAGTTTTAGAGGATCAATAGATGATTAATGGAAGGGAAAATAGTGATATGGGAATAGAGCAGGTACATGAAAGCAGAAATTCCATTTGAATATAAGATGAACATAAATCTGGTAGGGTTGAGGCATGTTTCCATGTTCCACTTTTTAGTTCTATGGAATCTGTTTGTTATATTTTTCCCATCGCGTTAATACATACTATTTGATTAATTCTTGCTTCTGGATTAAATTGATTCTATGTGTTGTTCTTGGATTCTTCTTTCCTTGCTGACTTTCAGTTTACCTCTAAACAAAGCAGTAGATCTAGTTTCCTTTGAAAATTGAGTGGAAATTGTTCCTTTTAAATTCACGGTATGAACGAAATTGTCAGTTGATTTATTTTAAAGCTTTTGTCTTCACACTTGGAAAAAGAAGTCTGGTAAACTAACCAGGATTAATATTATAATTTAATTTTGTAAGTTTTTCCCCTTGTTTTGTACAAAATCTTTGAAGCAAAAATGCTAGAATGCGTTTAAGTGAATGTCATAAATCTGAAGAAATACATTGTGCTTTGTTAGGATATTTCTTCAACAATTCCCTGTCCTGGAGCTCAATAAATTACTAAGGCTTGAGGTTTTGTTCTTATTGTGTTCTTTTCATACCTGGTGTGAGAGCTGTTAGATCAGTATTCAGTCTAAATATTACAATTTCAACCTAAGGCATTCAGCTTCGATACTTCTAAagatagaaattttgaaaaattgtgtGGTTGAAAATTGGTTCTCTGTATTTCAAAGAGTTTGACTGTAGCATTTTCTTTAAAGAGGAAAAAGTCGGCACTATTTGAAGTGGCTGAAGTGGTACCAGTTATGACCAataactatgaagaaaatatcCTCAAAGGCGTACGGGAGTCCAGCTACTCCCTGGACAGTTCCATAGAGCTGCTGCAGAAGGATGTAGTGCAGCTTCATGCACCTCGCTACCAGTCCATGCGCAGAGTGAGTAAAATgatgcttttttttgtttcagtagaCCATTAAAAAGCTCTGATTTGGTTCTGACCAGAACATACTCATCTCACATAGCATAAAAGGCAGGGAGAAAGCTCAAtcaaaaattgaaatgaaaagtACTGTAATGACACAGCAGCCCCTTACTTTAAAAGCTCATGTTTTATTAAAGCAATTTTTGTCAACAGAAGAAAAACTATGAATACCCTTAAACATGTCTAACAACTGATTTATTCTATTACAGACCTTCTCCTTATATTCTGTTTCTGTATCGCATCAAAGTGGAATCCGGTGTCCAACTGGATGTTGGCCTAAATTTGGAGATGGAGTTTGTCAGAGTAGGGTTTGAGCACTGCAAATTCTGACCCACCATGGGGAATGCTACCATTAAGACAAATATTTGCTGTTGTTCAATATTCTTGTACAACTGTGGTAACTGAAATTGATATTAGGTTGTGTTGCATATTTCTATTCTGTGCCAAAATTGATTTAGGTACACATCTGTATCCATCTGTTAGTGACGAATCAAAAGCATAGGTGATGCCaattttaataaaagctaaattGTTGGTTCTTTACTAATTCAGAATTGAAAcagttttggaaatctgaaaatttaaatatttGGTGCTGCTGACCTTGCAATCTAATAAACCAAATGTGTAAGAACACCTACCTTAATTAAGTCCTGTAGATTTTGTATTGATGCGATCCAGTAATCTCAACTTCTGGTAGATGGTTTCATGTTTGGGTTGTTCGATAATTATAGTATATTATCTTTTTGAATTGTTAAAGTCATTTCAGTAGTTGTAATCTTAGCATTATAAATTGGTCTTttaagccactcagcatccttaTTTGGTTTGGAGAGACTTGATTCTCTTGTCATCTTAAGGAATTGCCTAAACCTTTGCTTTTTAGAGGCAAAGATGCTGACTAAGCATAAATGTAATTGAGAGTGTAATTTGGTAAAGGCAACATGCTGATCTGTGGGGAGCAGTTTACTTTGGTGCCTAACTTCGTTACTCCAGGTTAAGTTCTTAACTAGTAAAAAAAATTGGATTATTGTGATATACgtcactgaaaataaataaaagatgCATCCAATCTCCTGGATCACAAAAAGATAGGCACTTGAAACTTCTGATGGAATATGTAGTGCCTCTGATCTTCAGGTTATATTGTACTTTGAATTATACCCAAATTATCAAATTTGGCCAGGAAAATGGCTCAGATTGAGATTAGAGAGTTGTAGTGATTGTTTCTGTCAAAAGTATTATTTAATGTTTATGTGGGAATTTCCCTTCTCTGTCAGGATGTAATTGGCTGTACACAGGAGATGGATTTTATCCTTTGGCCACGGAATGATATAGAAAAGATGGTCTGTCTCCTGTTCTCCAAGTGGAAAGGTACAGATGGTGAGCCTTTCAGGCCTGTTCAGGTACTAAATCACTACTCATTTTTACACAATTATGTAGAGTTAATTCTGTCTTATTTTGTTTTGCCTCTGGTTTTGCCTGTAAATTTTCTAAGCATGTTGGCAGTTGCAATCTTTTTTCAGTTGGTTCAATGATTTTTGTATAGAtattgcaaagtatttatttgtgGCTGTCTACATGGAGATTTATTTCAAGCATCACTCTTAAGTCGCTTGGCATTTTGATGAAATGGATATCTATGTTGTATCTgcaatgttattttgattgggaCTGTGTTGATTATTTTCTTGTTTCGGTTTTCACTCCTGACAACATCAATGTTTTTCTGTATACAAGAGCCATGTAGCCCATTAACCCCTTATTAAATCTGTGAAGCTTGACTGTGTACAGGCTAATGTGACTATTGTAATTCCCTGATAAGCCTCCCCCGCACCCCCAATCCCAACCTAAAGAACCTGAAGCTGACAGCCATACATTTCTAGAAATTGTGACAGCATAGTAACCAGGAGTTCTGACAAATCTACAGAAGGAATTGAATTTTAACATCACTGTCTTTTCTAGTTGAATTCGTTCAACCTTTTTATGGACCTGAAATTGAATCTGAGGCAGGCTTGGTCTTTTTGCCCACTGTTCGCGGGATGCTTTTTGAGccacaatttttttcttttaatgccATTCATTGCAAGCTTTTTGCTGTTCATGCAGGCCAAGTTTGAGTTTCATCATGGCGATTATGAGAAACAGTTTCTGCACTTAGTTAGCCGGAAGGATAAGGCAGGACTCATCATAAACAACCCATGCCAGTCCATCTTTCTGTTCATTGATCGGCAGCACTTGCAGGTGAATATAACACTGAtcttcttttgtttatattttctaAAGCTATTCAGCTCTAGCTACTGTTTAACTAAGGGCATGTGAAAGCAGTGACATGGctcatttttaattgttttgagTAAAACATTTTATGTCTGGGTTGTTTGATAATGATAGGATGTTATATTTTGTGAATTGTTGAAGTCACTCTAAACAGCTACAGGGTTTGTGTTTTAACTTGGCCCTTTAAACACCCatcaaattttatttaatttggaAAGTCCCTATTTTCTAGATACTAAAAGGAATCCCTGAAACTTTTTTGTTGCTGGTgtccttttttttgcttttgtggcAGCATTTTGGTAGAGTTGTACAATTAATCCTAGCAGCCACTCTGTGTAACAGTTCCTCTCTATACCATCCAATTTAATTACTCCTAGGTTTACTTTGTAGAATTTGAGACAATGCCAATTTGTGtgtatttgttgattttgttttgagaTTATTGTTTCTTTTACAGCAAGCAAATCTAGTTGTCTAAATTGATATGGCAGCATGCCATTCTTGCACATTAAGATTAGATAAATTAAATATATTTACGAGTTAACTTTGAGATTACCTACTAATTTTGACTAAGGCTCCACTTAGTATTAGACTTTACAGAATTGAAGTGCTGCATCTGACTCTGGATGATGAGTATGTAGAGGATGAGAGTATGTTCAATGTCTAGACACCAGGTGAGATGAGATTAGTTGTACTGTATTTTGTAAACTTAACATCCTCTTGACGCACACTGACACGTCAAAGTTTGAGTGGAAATTTTGGAGGGTAAACGCAATTTCTTTAACACGTGGTGTGGCCTCAGAACGGATAGCAAGAAATCATGGAGGGTTTGGGAGGAGTGAAAGACCGAAAGAATCAACTTTGAATGTTATAACTACTATAAATGACTCATGAATTCAATGGACTGTATGGAATTTATTTTTATCACCTCTCATGATAAAGGAAAACTCTGTCATAAACATGGTACTATTGTATTAATTAAACAAGCTAAAGCCATTTCTTTAAAGAAAAGGAAGCATTCTGATTTGGGTTTTTAACCCATATGCATTTTTCCCCTCCTGCAGGGAGACTGTGATTTGTGCCTTATACAATTTATTGTGCTTATTGGTATGAGCAAATCAAAATGGGGATTAGAAAACTATCATCTAGCTGTGTGTAGAATCAATAAATTATTTCTAAGTTTTTTAATCTACTTGGAAATTTTTCCTCCATCCCtgcaaaaatattttttccaTCCAGAATTTAGAAGTTCAATTTCTGTTCCCTGATCTAGTAAAACACAGCATTGCCAAATACTGTATGGATGTGATAACGCATTCTTCAGCCTCTGAAATCCTGTTAGTACCACCCCAAGGTCCACTAGAGTCtttgatagtgaggaaagaggaaGTTTAATGGGCAGGCGTTACCTTACCATGCAAATCGCAAGAGGTGTATCGTGGGGTTTTGGGAGAGGAGGCGGAGTGGACCAGAATTTCCCAGAGGAAATAGTCCTTAcaaaatgctgacaagggagggcaTGTCTGATGGTGATTTGctgctggagatggcagaaatggcagctttcTGATCCTCCCTAGATGTAGGCGTGATGGGGTGGAAAATGAGGATCAAAGGATCCTATCTGTGTTGTGCGAGAGAAGAGAAGGACTGACGACTGTATTAACGACAAATTGGGGGATCTTTAGTTGAGGGGGGACAAAAGGACACTTGAGGCCCCCCAGTAGGGGGTGGCATCATCTAAACAGATGTGACGGAGAagttgggagaatgggatggtgtTCTTATCGAAAGCAgggtgtgaagatgtatagtcaaggtaactgtgcaAGTTGGtcaggtttgtagtggatatctGTGTTAGGCCTATCCACTGAATTGGAGATGTCAAGGAGAGGAGAAGTAAAATGGATAAAGTGAAAGCAAGGTGGAGGTTGAAACCAAAGTTGATTAATTTTTCCAATCCCAAATGAGGGGATGCAGAACCGTTGAGGTaatgtactggagaaagagttgtgggaagGACTCTTAAATAGGCTTGTAACAAGGGGGATGGTTCATGTACCCCACAGAGACAGACAACTAAAGTCCATGTGGGTACCTATGGCAACATCTTTGCTGTTGTGAAGGGAGTGAACAAGTTAAAGGTGGTGTTCAAAATGTGGATGAGGCAATTTAAATCACGGTGGTTGGTCTCTGGAGGGCTCAGGGTAACTTGTATTTGAACTTAAATTTGGGCTTTAAAGAAAAAATACTTATCTCAGTATATTGAAGACACATGGGACACATTTCGTTAGATCTTCTGATCCTTGCACTTTGAACACCCATGTAGCCTGTAAGTACTCAAAGAAAATTGGTGCATTTCTTCCAAACTTTGCATATTGACTTTTATAATAGGGGTATATTAGTAATCTAGGTTTGATTTACATTTAAGGCAGCTTGTATATTAAATTGAAGTCATTTATTTTATAAGTGAACAGTCATGGATTTTtccttttgctttatttttgattCTTAGACTCCAAAAACCAAGGCCATAATTTTCAAGTTGTGCAGTGTCTGTCTTTACCTGCCACAGGATCAGTTGACCCGTTGGGGAGTTGGAACCATTGAGGACCACCTCCGTCCCTACATGCCAGATTAGGGGCGGGAGCCAGCAAAATAGGAAAGATCATAAGAGCCAACAACAGTGAACTCGCATTTCATCTTCATTTCTGAGTTTGATGCTCCACTCATGAAAAGAACAGTCTGTTACAAAGTATACTCATCTTGAAATTTTTTTCCAGTTATGCGTATCTCAGAACTTTATTTCTTTAATGTATTACCTGCACATTCACTGTAATAGGCTGCTTTGCAGTTAATCTGCATTGTGTCAACTCCACATGGAAAACAAAAAGGTGAAATTTGAAGAGAGTGTTATACATTGATGCATACATACCAGAAATGTACATATTAGTCTTCTCGCTTGTGCTGGTTATGTACCCTGACAGTTACTTTAGATATTAAGATATAATGTTAGGGTGGGAAGTGCATTTGACAAGGATTTCAGCAATTAAAGGATACAACTTGTATGTTGTAAAGATGAAGGGTGTTAAAGCTGAATAGCACTATCTTTATGGTCCTGGTAGATACATTTATATTGGGCACATACTGGTCATAATTTAATGACGAGCAACTGAAGGGAGGGGGGAAAGAAATCTTAAAGTACTCTTAAAATTTTCTTGTGTAATGTAGGCTCCTGTACCTTATGTGGGCTACATTTGCTGACACGTTCTTTTTGGATCTCTTTCCCTGAGTTGCTATTTAAACATACAAAGGAGTTTTGGTTCTATTCTTTGGAGATTTTAGCAGGTTAACAATGGGCAAACTGCAGATAACAGAACTGGAGTCTCAAGTAGCAAACTAGCTACAAAATCGTCACAAAAGTTCATTGTTactggattttattttaaaaagagccTTCCTGTAGCTAAAGCAGCTTATTTATCTAAAAAGTAAGTTAGGAACTATTATGAAGGTAGAAAGATGGTGCAAATATGCTGGTTGCTGATAACACAACTGTGTAAAAATTAGAATAACTAATGGAGAAATTACCAGTACTTGCATTCAAGAAAATGCAACTAAAattgcttcttttaaaaaaaaatcttctgcaGTCTTTCAATTTGGTTAAGGGTATTGTTTATATGACTTGATTTTGAGCTTGTGCAATTAATGTGAGGCAGGCTGCCGAGATGAATTGAAGAGGAAATAGCTTTTCTGTGGAGCTGAGAAGTCTGAGCTTTCTGGGGTTATTTATGCATGCCTGCCACTTCAGATAAGAACAGCGCTAACCAGTAGCAAATCTGTACTCACCTGTTGAAATtggaaaaatgaaaataaatctttAATCCTTATTCACAATTGTCTGATttgtttcttgaatgttggtTTGATTAGCCTTTGAAATATTATAACTGTTGGGAGATTTATACCATTGTACTATTTCTAGTTTCTGGTTGGTTCGGAGAAAATTGTATTCTTGTCATTACTGAAACCACAAAGTTGTTGGCAACAAACATCGAATCAAGAAAATGTAACTTAACTTTTAAATTGCTGCCTCCAACTTAAATGTTATTTGATATTATCAGGGTCATCTACAGTTTCCCTGTTGGCTTCTAATGATATGAATAAAATATCAGCATTCATGAGCTGGTTCTTAATTATGACAGTTGGGAATCTAGCAGAGAACTGCCCATCAgtgttcaaaagcaaaatactgtggatgctgaaagaaaACATGCTGGAAACTctccagtcaggcagcatctgccaAGAAAGAGTTAAACATTTCAGGTTGATTACTTTTCATCAGAACAGTAGGGAGTTAGATATGTAAGAGTTAGACGGTCtgggcccgaaacttcagcttttgtgttcctaagatgctgcttggcgtgcagtgttcgtccagctccacactttgtcacctcAGGAACTAGGAATAAATAGGTCATTCTCAGGTTGGCAAACTGACCACAGGGGTACTGAAAAGATCAGTACTTGGGTCCTAGCTGTTTCCAATCTACATCATTGATCTGATGAcagcatggcagatggaatgtaatggaTAAGCGTGAGACCATCCACATTGAACAAAGGTacaaaaatatttcttaaatcaAGTGATTAGAAAGTGCAGATGTCTAAATAGAGACCAGAGTATCCTTGTTCATGACTCCTGAAAGCTAGCATGCAAGTGCAACAAGTAACTTGGAAGGCAAACTGTATGATGGCCTTTATCACGAAAGGAACTGTGTACAAGACTGAGAAAGTCTGGCTTCAATTTGCATAGTACACTGAAACTGTGCTCAGAGTACTTTGTGTAATTCTGGTTGTCCTGTCTAAAGAGGGATATaattgctattgagggagtgcagaacaagttcactggactgattcccaggatgatGGGACTGTCcttttgaggaaagattgaggtgTTAGGGCCTGTATTGTCTGCAGTTTAGAAGCATGAGGCACCTTCTCAAATTTGTACAATTCTTAGAGATAGACTGATGCAGAAAGGATGGTTCCCCTGGCTTTGCTATCTAAAATGGAGGGACTGTCTCAGAATAAGAGATCAGGCGTTTAGGACTGAGACGAGAAGTTCCTTCTCTCAGAATAGTGAACCTTTAAAATTCTGTTTTGAGGATTCTCCACTGTAGCATGCATTTAGTGCTGTTTGAGGCAGACTTTCAGGAACCAAGTGATATGGGCATTGTTTCAAAATGAGGATGAAGTTTAGTCATTGTGATTGAAGCTGTCCTGTAATTCAGTGCAATGAGCCATATAGTTTTGTGCACATAGTTTGTGGTGTACCAAGACCACAGAAGATGTTCAGAACTGCTAATTTCTTGTTTATTATGCTACACCTATCATTGTCAAAGTGTCCCAAGATGTTTACCAAACAATAATACACTTTTTGACATCAAAACACCAGAGGAAGATGTATCCAGGCGGGTTACTAGATTTTGTACGGATTGAGGTTTGGAGGTAAGTGGTTTGGTCTGCAATTAAAACTATAAAGGcaacctagataataaaatgtgaagctggatgaacacagcaagcccagcagcatctcaggagcacaaaagctgacgtttcgggcctagacccttcatcagagagggggatggggtgagggttctggaataaatagggggagaggaggggataagtaagtccagggaagacggacaggtcaaggaggtgggatgaggttagtaggtaggagatggaggtgcggattggggtgggaggaagggatgggtgagaggaagaacaggttagggaggcagagacaggttggactagttttgggatgcagtgggtggaggggaagagctgggctggttgtgtggtgcagtggggggaggggacgaactgggctggttttgggatgcggtgggggaaggggagattttgaagctggtgaagtccacattgataccattgggctgcagggttcccaagcggaatatgagttgctgttcctgcaaccttcgggtggcatcattgtggcactgcaggaggcccataatggacatgtcatctaaagaatgggggggaaaagtggaaatggtttgcgactgggaggtgcagttgcttattgcgaacggagcggaggtgttccgcaaagcggtccccaagcctcggcttggtttccccaatgtagaggaagccacaccgggtacagtggatgcagtatacaacactggcagatgtgcaggtgaacctctgcttaatgtggaaagtcatcttggagcctgggataggagtgagggaggtggtgtgggggcaagtgtagcatcccctgcggttgcaggggaaggtgccgggtgtggtggggttggagggcagcgtggagcgaacaagggagtcacgcagagagtggtctctccggaaagcagacaggggtggggatggaaaaatgtcttgggtggtggggtcggattgtaaatggcggaagtatcggaggatgatgcgttgtatccggaggttggtggggtggtgtgtgagaacgaggggcatcctctttgggcggttgtggcgggggcggggtgtgagggatgtgttgtgggaaatgcaggagacgcggtcaagggcgttctcgaccactgtggggggaaagttgcggtccttgaagaatttggacatctgggatgtgcgggagtggaatgcctcatcgtgggagcagatgcggcggaggtggaggaattgagagtaggggatggaatgtttgcaggagggtgggagggaggaggtgtattctcggtagctgtgggagtcgatgggcttgaagtggacatcagttataagctggttgcctgagatggaggctgagagatccaggaaggtgagggatgtgctggagatggcccaggtgaactgaaggttggggtggaaggtgttggtgaagtggatgaactgttcaagctcctctgggaagcaagaggtggcgccgatacagtcatcaatgtaacggaagaagaggtggggtttggggcctgtgtaggtgcggaagagggactgttccacgtaacctacaaacaggcaggcata
The sequence above is drawn from the Stegostoma tigrinum isolate sSteTig4 chromosome 2, sSteTig4.hap1, whole genome shotgun sequence genome and encodes:
- the c2h6orf62 gene encoding uncharacterized protein C6orf62 homolog, translated to MGDPNSRKNQTLNRLRAQLKKKKESLADQFDFKMYIAFVFKDKRKKSALFEVAEVVPVMTNNYEENILKGVRESSYSLDSSIELLQKDVVQLHAPRYQSMRRDVIGCTQEMDFILWPRNDIEKMVCLLFSKWKGTDGEPFRPVQAKFEFHHGDYEKQFLHLVSRKDKAGLIINNPCQSIFLFIDRQHLQTPKTKAIIFKLCSVCLYLPQDQLTRWGVGTIEDHLRPYMPD